The following proteins are encoded in a genomic region of Bacillus sp. FJAT-22090:
- the nrdR gene encoding transcriptional regulator NrdR: MRCPACQFNGTKVVDSRPVDDNKAIRRRRECEDCGFRFTTFEKVEETPLIVVKKDGSREEFSREKVLRGLIRACEKRPVALDQLEEIVFSIEKELRRTGNSEVKSEAVGEKVMDKLSEVDEVAYVRFASVYRQFKDLNVFIDELKEILKKNPSL, translated from the coding sequence ATGAGATGTCCAGCTTGTCAGTTTAATGGCACGAAAGTTGTCGATTCTCGTCCTGTAGATGACAATAAAGCCATTAGACGAAGAAGAGAATGTGAAGACTGTGGATTCCGTTTTACTACATTTGAAAAAGTAGAAGAAACTCCACTAATTGTAGTGAAAAAAGATGGTTCGCGTGAAGAGTTTAGTCGCGAAAAAGTATTGCGTGGATTAATTCGTGCTTGTGAAAAAAGACCAGTAGCATTAGATCAGTTAGAAGAAATTGTGTTTTCGATTGAAAAAGAATTAAGAAGAACAGGAAATTCTGAAGTAAAATCAGAAGCAGTTGGAGAAAAAGTAATGGACAAACTCTCAGAGGTTGACGAAGTTGCTTATGTTCGATTTGCTTCGGTTTATCGTCAGTTTAAAGATTTAAATGTTTTTATAGATGAACTCAAAGAAATTCTAAAGAAAAATCCGTCATTATAG
- a CDS encoding replication initiation and membrane attachment family protein, with protein MSMLYKELQPADMYMIRLPYSFSDYDRQLLTLLYQPLIGAEGISLYLTLWADGELKSEEQWQHYQLMNLLGVSIGKIFQARIALEAIGLLRSWQKTENDTRIFYYELAAPLDAESFLKDPLLSMFLLNKIGEKAYKRLRSRFIQTPNWNDGFKDVSRTFMDVFKPSTKTVQPVPYNDAFESKSRNSALPFYFEEFDFTLLQDGLSEQLVPKSALTIEAKQVIAKLAFLYNLGPIEMQKVVILALDDDLHLSDARLKKACADYYKLTVSKKAPVIQNIAKAKKSVSENSKPLTKEEELIHYLETTSPVTVLKDIANGKEPILADVQLANHLVSHYNMPVGVVNVLLQYVLLRTDMKLTKNYAEKIASHWMRKDVKTAKEAMELARNEHEQYLKWKNEGSKQKSYSKKPTREEKVPDWFYKKDGETKQSGTATNNIQNIDEERKKLLAELGVTKR; from the coding sequence ATGTCGATGTTATATAAGGAGCTACAGCCAGCAGACATGTATATGATTCGCTTGCCATATTCTTTCTCTGATTATGATCGTCAATTATTAACGTTGTTGTATCAACCATTAATTGGTGCAGAAGGAATAAGCCTGTATCTTACTTTGTGGGCTGATGGAGAGCTTAAAAGTGAGGAACAATGGCAGCATTATCAGCTTATGAACTTACTTGGGGTATCAATAGGTAAAATATTTCAGGCAAGAATCGCTTTAGAAGCTATTGGATTACTTCGCTCATGGCAAAAGACCGAAAATGATACACGAATTTTTTATTATGAACTTGCTGCTCCATTAGATGCAGAATCGTTTCTAAAGGATCCTTTGTTGTCTATGTTTCTATTAAACAAAATAGGGGAAAAAGCATATAAGCGACTAAGAAGTCGCTTCATTCAAACTCCTAATTGGAATGATGGCTTCAAAGACGTTTCACGTACCTTTATGGATGTATTTAAACCGTCTACAAAAACAGTCCAACCTGTCCCTTATAATGATGCATTTGAATCAAAGAGTAGGAATTCTGCATTGCCTTTTTACTTTGAAGAGTTTGACTTTACTTTGCTTCAAGACGGTTTATCAGAGCAACTTGTTCCGAAATCAGCCTTAACTATTGAAGCAAAACAGGTAATAGCTAAGTTAGCTTTTTTATATAATCTCGGTCCAATTGAAATGCAAAAAGTGGTGATTCTAGCATTAGATGACGATTTGCACTTATCAGATGCAAGATTGAAAAAAGCGTGTGCAGACTATTATAAGTTGACCGTATCAAAGAAAGCTCCTGTTATTCAAAATATAGCTAAGGCTAAAAAAAGTGTAAGTGAAAATAGTAAGCCATTAACTAAAGAGGAAGAACTTATTCATTATTTAGAAACAACTTCACCAGTTACTGTGTTAAAAGATATTGCAAATGGGAAGGAACCTATTCTTGCGGATGTTCAATTAGCGAACCATTTAGTGTCTCATTACAATATGCCTGTAGGAGTAGTAAATGTTTTATTGCAATATGTATTACTTAGAACAGATATGAAATTAACTAAAAACTACGCGGAAAAAATAGCATCTCATTGGATGAGAAAAGATGTCAAAACGGCAAAAGAGGCAATGGAGTTAGCTAGAAATGAACATGAACAATATTTAAAATGGAAGAATGAAGGTTCTAAACAAAAATCCTATTCGAAAAAACCGACCAGAGAAGAAAAGGTACCAGATTGGTTTTATAAAAAAGATGGCGAAACAAAGCAATCGGGAACTGCAACAAACAATATTCAAAACATTGATGAAGAGCGAAAAAAGCTATTAGCTGAATTAGGCGTAACGAAAAGGTAG
- the dnaI gene encoding primosomal protein DnaI, translating to MERINETLKRVITPEFTSRLDEMKQEVLEDPGVQLFLEENAAHISKQMVDRSLSKLYEYKSQSHDCGACQSLELCTNYMKGYEPRLVLDRNLIDLEYVRCKRGVIEDERKKVTSMINSIHMPKEVMESNLAGVDLEDGSRVVAVRAAKNFLNEWEQTSTLPKKGLYIHGQFGVGKSYLLGALANELAARHIHSVVVYVPEFFREMKQAIQDNSLAEKIEFVKRAPVLMLDDIGAETMTSWTRDEILGTILHYRMSEQLPTFMTSNFNYDELEHHLSFTQRGEKEVVKAGRIMERIRALTNPIPLQGKNWREEK from the coding sequence ATGGAACGAATTAATGAAACATTAAAAAGGGTTATTACACCAGAATTTACTTCGAGGCTCGATGAAATGAAACAAGAGGTGCTTGAGGATCCAGGCGTTCAACTATTCCTTGAAGAAAATGCTGCTCATATTTCGAAGCAAATGGTAGACCGAAGCTTAAGTAAGTTATATGAATATAAGTCACAATCTCATGATTGTGGTGCATGCCAATCTCTTGAATTGTGTACGAATTACATGAAAGGCTATGAACCAAGGCTTGTATTGGATCGGAATCTGATTGATCTTGAATATGTTCGATGCAAGCGAGGAGTAATTGAGGATGAACGAAAAAAAGTAACATCCATGATTAATAGTATTCATATGCCGAAAGAGGTAATGGAGTCTAACTTGGCAGGTGTTGACTTAGAGGATGGTAGTAGAGTAGTAGCAGTTCGAGCTGCTAAAAACTTTTTAAATGAATGGGAGCAAACTTCTACATTACCGAAAAAGGGACTATATATTCATGGACAATTCGGTGTAGGTAAATCTTATTTACTTGGAGCACTTGCAAATGAATTGGCAGCCAGACATATCCATTCGGTAGTTGTTTACGTTCCAGAGTTTTTCCGTGAAATGAAGCAAGCAATTCAAGATAATTCTCTTGCAGAAAAAATTGAATTCGTAAAACGTGCGCCTGTTTTAATGCTAGATGATATTGGAGCAGAGACAATGACTAGTTGGACGAGGGATGAAATATTAGGGACAATTCTACATTACCGAATGTCCGAACAGCTCCCAACTTTTATGACATCCAATTTTAATTATGACGAATTGGAACATCATTTATCCTTCACGCAGCGAGGAGAAAAAGAGGTCGTCAAAGCTGGACGAATTATGGAAAGAATCCGAGCGCTTACGAATCCAATTCCACTTCAGGGAAAGAATTGGCGAGAAGAAAAATAG
- the thrS gene encoding threonine--tRNA ligase: MAEVIKLKFPDGAVKEFPISTTTEEIAQSISPGLRKKALAGKLSGKLVDLKTPITEDGEIAIITPESDEALEILRHSTAHLLAQAVKRLFKDVKLGIGPVIENGFYYDIDSPEPITAEDLVLIEKEMKKIINENIEIVRHDVSRQDAYDKFKEIDDEYKLELLEAIPENEQVSIYEQGDFFDLCRGVHVPSTGKLKEFKLLSIAGAYWRGNSDNKMLQRIYGTAFFKKEELAHHLQMLEEAKERDHRKIGKELDLFMTSQKVGQGLPLWLPNGATIRRVIERYIVDKELKLGYKHVYTPVLGSKDLYETSGHWEHYQDSMFPPMEMDNETLVLRPMNCPHHMMIFKNGMHSYRNLPLRIAELGTMHRYEMSGAVSGLQRVRGMTLNDAHLFVRPDQIKAEFQKVVELIISVYKDFDLTDYSFRLSYRDPEDKEKYFDDDVMWEKAQSMLKEAMDELGLDYFEAEGEAAFYGPKLDVQVKTAIGKEETLSTVQLDFLLPERFDLSYVGEDGKPHRPVVIHRGVVSTMERFVAFLIEEYKGAFPTWLAPVQVEIIPVSNEVHFDYAKQVEERLVAAGFRVEMDDREEKLGYKIREAQMQKIPYMLVLGDKELEAGNVNVRKYGEQQSESIPFDEFLARIQQEVSH, from the coding sequence ATGGCAGAAGTTATTAAGTTGAAATTTCCAGATGGAGCAGTAAAAGAATTTCCGATTTCTACAACAACAGAAGAAATCGCTCAATCCATTAGCCCAGGCTTACGTAAAAAAGCACTTGCAGGAAAGTTAAGTGGAAAGTTAGTGGATTTAAAAACTCCTATAACAGAAGATGGAGAAATCGCGATTATTACACCTGAATCAGATGAAGCACTAGAAATCTTACGACATAGTACAGCTCATTTACTTGCTCAGGCAGTGAAACGTTTGTTTAAAGATGTGAAACTTGGAATAGGTCCAGTTATCGAAAATGGATTCTATTATGATATTGATTCGCCAGAACCAATAACTGCAGAAGATTTAGTGCTAATCGAAAAAGAAATGAAAAAAATCATCAATGAAAATATTGAAATCGTTCGACATGATGTATCTCGTCAAGATGCATACGACAAATTCAAAGAAATTGATGATGAATATAAATTAGAACTTTTAGAAGCGATTCCTGAAAATGAACAAGTATCCATTTATGAGCAAGGCGATTTTTTTGATCTTTGCAGAGGAGTACATGTTCCTTCTACTGGAAAATTAAAAGAATTTAAATTGTTAAGCATTGCTGGAGCCTACTGGCGTGGAAATAGCGACAATAAAATGCTTCAACGTATTTATGGTACTGCATTCTTCAAAAAAGAAGAGCTTGCTCATCACCTACAAATGCTAGAAGAAGCAAAAGAACGTGACCATCGTAAAATAGGGAAAGAATTAGATTTGTTTATGACTTCCCAAAAAGTTGGACAAGGTTTACCACTATGGTTGCCTAATGGTGCTACAATTCGTCGTGTGATCGAGCGCTATATTGTAGATAAAGAGCTTAAACTTGGATATAAACATGTGTATACTCCTGTATTAGGGTCCAAAGATCTTTATGAAACATCTGGACATTGGGAGCACTATCAAGATTCTATGTTCCCACCAATGGAAATGGATAATGAGACATTAGTGTTGCGTCCAATGAATTGTCCACACCATATGATGATATTTAAAAATGGTATGCACTCTTATAGAAATCTTCCATTACGAATTGCTGAGCTTGGAACTATGCACCGTTATGAAATGTCTGGTGCTGTATCAGGTTTACAACGTGTACGTGGGATGACATTGAATGATGCTCACTTATTTGTTCGTCCTGACCAAATCAAGGCAGAATTCCAAAAGGTAGTTGAGTTAATCATCTCTGTCTATAAGGATTTCGATTTAACAGATTACTCATTCCGTCTTTCTTATCGTGATCCAGAAGATAAAGAAAAATATTTTGATGATGATGTAATGTGGGAAAAAGCACAAAGTATGTTAAAAGAGGCAATGGATGAGCTAGGCTTAGATTACTTCGAAGCAGAAGGTGAAGCTGCATTCTACGGACCTAAACTTGATGTGCAAGTAAAAACAGCTATTGGTAAAGAAGAAACATTATCAACGGTACAACTTGACTTCTTATTGCCAGAACGATTTGATTTATCATACGTTGGGGAAGATGGTAAGCCACATCGACCAGTCGTTATTCACCGTGGTGTCGTTTCTACAATGGAGCGTTTCGTTGCATTTTTGATTGAAGAATATAAAGGTGCATTCCCAACTTGGTTAGCACCAGTTCAAGTTGAAATCATTCCAGTATCCAATGAGGTCCATTTCGATTACGCAAAACAAGTGGAGGAAAGACTAGTTGCTGCTGGATTCCGAGTTGAAATGGATGACCGAGAAGAAAAATTAGGTTATAAAATTCGTGAAGCACAAATGCAAAAAATTCCGTACATGCTTGTTCTTGGAGATAAAGAATTAGAAGCAGGTAATGTAAATGTACGTAAATATGGAGAGCAACAATCAGAAAGTATTCCATTTGATGAATTCCTTGCTCGAATTCAACAAGAAGTTTCTCACTAA
- the infC gene encoding translation initiation factor IF-3, translating into MPKPCIRDTIWRWIVISKDMYVNDGIRARELRVIDQNGDQLGLKTRNEALEIAGRVNLDLVLVAPQAKPPVARIMDYGKFKFEQQKKDREVRKNQKIIVMKEVRLSPTIDEHDFQTKLKNAIKFLEKGDKVKASIRFKGRAITHKEIGQRVLDRFAEACTEVSTIESKPKMDGRSMFLVLAPKNEKQ; encoded by the coding sequence ATGCCCAAACCATGTATTCGCGACACTATCTGGAGGTGGATTGTTATTAGCAAAGACATGTATGTGAACGATGGCATTCGAGCTCGCGAACTACGAGTAATTGATCAGAATGGTGATCAATTAGGTTTAAAAACACGTAACGAAGCACTTGAAATTGCAGGTCGTGTAAATTTGGATCTTGTCCTTGTGGCTCCTCAAGCCAAGCCGCCGGTCGCTCGTATCATGGACTATGGTAAATTCAAATTTGAGCAGCAAAAGAAAGATCGTGAAGTTCGTAAAAATCAAAAAATCATCGTAATGAAAGAGGTTCGTTTGAGCCCAACAATAGATGAACATGATTTCCAAACGAAATTGAAAAATGCGATCAAGTTCCTTGAAAAAGGAGATAAAGTGAAAGCATCTATTCGTTTTAAAGGTCGTGCCATTACTCATAAAGAGATTGGTCAACGAGTATTAGATCGTTTTGCTGAAGCTTGTACGGAAGTATCCACAATCGAGTCAAAACCGAAAATGGATGGCCGTAGCATGTTCTTAGTGCTTGCACCAAAGAACGAAAAACAGTAA
- the rpmI gene encoding 50S ribosomal protein L35 — protein sequence MPKMKTHRGAAKRFKKTGTGKLKHDRAFGSHLFANKSTKAKRKLRKTKVASSGDYKRIKTLLTYMK from the coding sequence ATGCCGAAAATGAAAACTCACCGTGGAGCTGCGAAACGTTTCAAAAAAACGGGTACAGGTAAATTAAAACATGACCGTGCTTTTGGAAGCCACTTATTCGCTAACAAATCTACTAAAGCTAAACGTAAATTACGTAAAACTAAAGTAGCTTCTTCAGGCGATTACAAACGTATCAAAACTTTACTTACTTACATGAAATAA
- the rplT gene encoding 50S ribosomal protein L20 has protein sequence MPRVKGGTVTRKRRKRVLKLAKGYYGSKHTLYKVANQQVMKSLMYAYRDRRNKKRDFRKLWITRINAAARMNGLSYSRLMHGLKLAEIEVNRKMLADLAVTDAAAFTQLADAAKKAINK, from the coding sequence ATGCCACGCGTAAAAGGCGGAACAGTGACGCGCAAGCGTCGTAAAAGAGTATTAAAATTAGCTAAAGGTTATTACGGTTCAAAACATACATTATATAAAGTAGCAAACCAACAGGTTATGAAATCATTAATGTATGCATACCGTGACCGTCGTAACAAAAAACGTGATTTCCGTAAACTATGGATTACACGTATCAATGCGGCAGCACGTATGAACGGACTTTCTTATAGCCGTTTAATGCACGGATTAAAATTAGCTGAAATCGAAGTAAACCGTAAAATGTTAGCTGACTTAGCTGTAACTGATGCAGCAGCATTTACACAACTTGCAGATGCAGCAAAAAAAGCAATCAATAAATAA
- a CDS encoding DUF1294 domain-containing protein — MTEIILIFILVMSIFAFFVMGYDKSQAKKHKQRVSEKTLWTLAIFGGGIGAYIGMQFFRHKTKHTNFRVGFLMLLILYVFLIFWLLKPDNPTLT, encoded by the coding sequence ATGACAGAGATTATCCTAATATTTATTTTAGTAATGTCCATTTTTGCATTTTTCGTTATGGGATATGACAAGTCTCAAGCAAAAAAACATAAACAAAGAGTTTCGGAGAAAACATTGTGGACGCTCGCTATCTTTGGTGGGGGAATTGGCGCATACATTGGAATGCAATTCTTTAGACATAAAACAAAGCATACCAATTTTCGCGTTGGCTTTTTAATGTTATTAATACTATATGTATTCTTGATTTTTTGGCTCTTGAAACCAGACAATCCTACTTTAACATAG
- a CDS encoding dUTP diphosphatase, with protein sequence MNLNKLFTMQQALDQYIQSNKQVKEDVFAKKGLALLVELAELANETRCFKFWSEKGPSAQSVILEEYVDSIHFLLSLGIEKGFNDLKSWPIEKIDADLTELFLLTNEAVLSFLKNPTRMYYEKMWVLYGAMAEELGFSSEEVLQAYIQKNETNYERQKSGY encoded by the coding sequence ATGAATTTAAATAAACTTTTTACAATGCAGCAAGCTTTAGATCAATATATTCAGTCAAATAAACAAGTGAAAGAAGATGTTTTTGCGAAAAAAGGGCTCGCTTTGCTTGTAGAATTAGCAGAACTAGCAAATGAAACAAGATGTTTTAAATTTTGGAGTGAGAAAGGTCCATCTGCACAAAGCGTAATACTAGAAGAGTATGTGGACTCCATCCATTTCTTACTTTCCCTTGGAATTGAAAAAGGATTTAATGATTTAAAAAGTTGGCCTATCGAAAAAATAGACGCCGATTTAACTGAGCTTTTTCTCTTAACAAATGAGGCGGTGTTATCGTTTTTGAAAAATCCTACAAGAATGTATTACGAAAAAATGTGGGTACTGTATGGAGCAATGGCAGAAGAACTTGGCTTTAGCAGTGAAGAGGTATTACAAGCATACATACAAAAAAATGAAACAAATTATGAGCGTCAAAAAAGTGGATATTAA
- a CDS encoding DUF2207 domain-containing protein, producing the protein MKKMISTIVLFIMMFSFSVIAEAKSYSIESVHIKSWIQPNGDLLVNEVFTYNFDGEFNNLSRSFPKIHDNNVINFYAYELSQLKPEPGFIDDATLKQLNVSKENGVYRTKVNKENQQVSFLYVYTLKNSIKAYDSYSEAKITYFEDVDAHDQNINNVTIDFILPSTTDTSNFDGVLFDRNAKKNEKSQYGIRFNTSVSEAYTETKTSFFFPSTLMTNMEKTKASIPLQQAIANEKRIQKETEKRISYIDKLHAIIPKATIGILIIVLLLFLLPQRHFWRKGSKEDVMNTDLLYLYFVDRVGNPHPKAFLAGLFSMVEKGAATVRQTKAALRFKEDSHAPKETLDFRLVKGSLASSDFEKQMINWLFTTRSGSSKWAFHLHDAAGAARNNKTSSYFHGRVKDFKKKQMKWHRLVESDLEEAGTFNSKLPLIILSISTIVLATMTAFSYYADLRSSWGIGFILAITFLFLIILWLKKRSNLYFCIYIIIMYFSTTPLVNDQLVNTLVNLLLMFTVLYIVLPRNILSMNAVRAKDAIRSFKSSIKLGIPGNLSDKEQEKWVVRAYLLGRKNEKKVSLQEISAPLAALLLTSTDPLDYVTQSWKWTKVASSDGTSWGGASSGGSGGGSDGGGGGAGAD; encoded by the coding sequence ATGAAAAAGATGATTAGCACAATTGTTTTATTCATTATGATGTTTTCATTTAGTGTCATTGCAGAGGCTAAATCCTATTCAATCGAATCGGTTCATATTAAATCATGGATTCAACCAAATGGAGATCTCTTAGTTAATGAAGTATTTACGTATAATTTTGACGGGGAATTTAATAATCTCAGCCGATCCTTCCCTAAAATACACGATAATAATGTAATAAACTTCTATGCTTATGAATTATCTCAATTAAAACCAGAGCCTGGATTTATAGATGATGCTACGCTCAAACAATTAAATGTATCAAAAGAGAATGGAGTTTATCGTACAAAAGTAAATAAAGAGAATCAACAAGTTTCATTTTTATATGTATATACATTAAAAAATAGTATAAAAGCATATGATTCTTATAGTGAAGCGAAAATAACTTATTTTGAAGATGTGGATGCTCATGATCAGAATATTAATAATGTGACAATTGACTTCATTCTTCCTAGTACAACGGATACCTCTAATTTTGATGGTGTGCTTTTTGATAGGAATGCAAAGAAAAATGAAAAGTCACAGTATGGAATTCGATTTAATACTTCAGTTTCGGAAGCATACACCGAAACAAAAACAAGCTTTTTCTTCCCATCTACTTTGATGACTAATATGGAAAAAACGAAAGCTTCTATTCCTTTACAACAAGCAATAGCGAATGAAAAGCGAATACAGAAAGAAACGGAAAAACGTATTTCTTATATAGACAAACTACATGCAATTATTCCAAAAGCTACAATTGGTATACTTATTATCGTCCTTCTTCTTTTTTTATTACCACAAAGGCACTTCTGGCGAAAAGGTTCAAAAGAGGATGTAATGAATACAGATCTATTATATTTATACTTTGTAGATCGAGTAGGTAACCCACATCCTAAAGCTTTTTTAGCGGGACTATTTTCAATGGTAGAAAAAGGTGCTGCTACAGTTAGGCAAACAAAAGCAGCACTTCGTTTTAAAGAGGATTCCCATGCGCCAAAGGAAACACTTGATTTTCGATTAGTTAAAGGATCATTGGCTTCTTCTGATTTTGAGAAACAGATGATTAATTGGCTTTTTACAACTAGAAGTGGCTCTAGTAAATGGGCATTTCATTTACACGATGCTGCAGGTGCAGCTAGAAATAACAAGACTTCCAGTTATTTTCATGGGAGAGTAAAAGACTTTAAGAAGAAGCAAATGAAATGGCATCGTTTAGTTGAAAGTGATTTAGAGGAAGCTGGAACTTTTAATAGTAAGCTTCCCTTAATAATATTAAGTATATCTACAATCGTTTTAGCTACAATGACAGCTTTTTCTTATTATGCAGATTTACGTAGTAGCTGGGGAATTGGATTTATATTAGCCATAACATTTCTATTTCTAATTATACTATGGTTAAAAAAACGTTCGAATTTATATTTTTGTATATATATCATTATTATGTATTTCTCAACAACTCCCCTTGTTAATGATCAATTAGTAAATACTTTAGTGAATTTGTTATTAATGTTCACAGTTTTATATATAGTACTTCCTAGAAATATATTATCCATGAATGCTGTTCGTGCAAAGGATGCGATACGTTCCTTTAAAAGTAGCATTAAACTAGGTATACCAGGTAATTTAAGTGATAAAGAACAAGAAAAATGGGTTGTCAGGGCTTATCTACTTGGTAGAAAAAATGAAAAGAAAGTTTCTTTGCAGGAGATATCAGCTCCTCTTGCTGCTTTGCTTTTAACTTCAACGGATCCACTGGACTATGTTACTCAGTCATGGAAGTGGACTAAAGTAGCTTCATCAGACGGAACTTCGTGGGGAGGAGCTTCGAGTGGTGGAAGTGGAGGAGGGAGTGATGGTGGAGGAGGAGGAGCTGGAGCAGACTAA
- a CDS encoding M42 family metallopeptidase → MAQLDETLTMLKELTDAKAIPGNEREARKVMEKYIAPHADKIEYDNLGSLIAEKVGDANGPKIMVAGHLDEVGFMISKIDDKGFLSFQTVGGWWSQVMLAQRVTIVTRKGDTITGVIGSKPPHILTPDARKKAVDVKDMFIDIGASSKEEAMEWGVLPGDMVVPYFEFTVMNNDKLLLAKAWDNRIGCAIAIDVLKGLKNEKHPNIVYGVGNVQEEIGLRGAKTSTVKVKPDIGFAVDVGIAGDTPGISAKESTSKMGAGPQVILFDASMVSHKGLRDLVIDTAEENNIPYQFEMIPGGGTDAGSMHISLNGVPSLSIGIATRYIHSHAGILHRDDYENTVKLLIEVIKKLDRNTVNQITFE, encoded by the coding sequence ATGGCACAGCTGGATGAAACATTAACTATGTTAAAGGAATTGACAGATGCTAAAGCTATTCCCGGAAATGAGCGAGAAGCACGTAAGGTAATGGAGAAGTATATTGCTCCTCATGCTGACAAAATTGAATATGATAATCTAGGAAGTCTAATTGCCGAAAAAGTCGGCGATGCAAACGGACCAAAAATTATGGTTGCAGGTCATTTAGACGAAGTCGGTTTCATGATTTCTAAAATAGATGATAAAGGATTTTTAAGTTTTCAAACTGTAGGTGGCTGGTGGTCTCAAGTCATGCTTGCACAGCGTGTTACAATTGTTACTCGTAAAGGAGACACAATTACTGGTGTTATCGGGTCAAAGCCACCGCATATATTAACTCCTGATGCTCGTAAAAAAGCGGTTGACGTAAAAGATATGTTTATCGATATAGGTGCATCTTCCAAAGAAGAAGCAATGGAATGGGGAGTATTACCAGGGGATATGGTTGTTCCGTATTTTGAGTTCACTGTTATGAATAACGATAAATTACTTTTGGCTAAAGCTTGGGATAATCGCATTGGTTGTGCCATTGCAATTGATGTATTAAAAGGATTAAAAAATGAAAAACATCCGAATATTGTATATGGAGTTGGAAACGTTCAAGAAGAAATTGGTCTGCGTGGGGCAAAAACTTCTACAGTAAAAGTTAAACCGGATATAGGTTTTGCAGTGGATGTAGGTATTGCAGGGGACACACCAGGTATTTCTGCTAAAGAATCAACAAGCAAAATGGGAGCAGGGCCTCAAGTTATATTATTTGACGCTTCAATGGTTTCACATAAAGGCCTACGTGACCTAGTAATTGATACGGCAGAAGAAAATAATATTCCATATCAATTTGAGATGATTCCAGGTGGTGGTACAGATGCTGGGTCTATGCATATTTCTTTAAATGGAGTTCCTTCATTATCTATAGGAATTGCCACTCGTTATATTCATTCACATGCTGGAATTTTACATCGAGATGACTATGAAAATACAGTAAAGCTACTAATAGAAGTCATTAAAAAATTAGATCGAAACACTGTAAACCAAATAACATTTGAGTAA
- the argF gene encoding ornithine carbamoyltransferase, producing the protein MKLLEWVNLKVVDSLKGKDLLTLLDYSKEEVSELIQLAVELKALTKAGKCPPLLEGKTLGMIFEKHSTRTRISFEVGMKQLGGNGMFMNARDLQIGRGESVYDTGHVLSGYLDGIMIRANSHEMVKELAEHASIPVINGLTDMYHPCQALADILTIHEVKENMEGLKLAYIGDGNNVAHSLVIAAAYMGMHIAIATPVGYEANSDIINKATAIALENGGSLFVSHDPLEAVVNADVVYTDVWTSMGQEEEAAKRLADFKGFQINDELVANAKSDYMFLHCLPAHREEEVATSVIDGPNSYIFQQAENRLHAQKAVLASVMA; encoded by the coding sequence ATGAAATTACTAGAATGGGTTAATCTAAAAGTGGTTGATAGTTTAAAAGGCAAAGACCTGCTAACACTTTTGGATTACTCAAAAGAGGAAGTGAGCGAATTAATACAGCTAGCAGTAGAATTGAAAGCACTGACTAAGGCTGGAAAGTGTCCCCCCTTATTAGAAGGGAAAACTTTAGGAATGATTTTTGAAAAACATTCGACTCGTACTAGAATCTCTTTTGAAGTTGGGATGAAGCAATTAGGTGGAAATGGCATGTTTATGAATGCACGTGATCTTCAAATCGGACGAGGAGAATCGGTATATGACACTGGCCATGTATTATCTGGATATTTAGACGGGATTATGATTCGTGCGAATTCACATGAAATGGTGAAGGAACTTGCAGAACATGCAAGTATACCCGTTATTAATGGTTTAACTGATATGTATCATCCATGCCAAGCACTTGCAGATATATTAACGATACATGAGGTAAAAGAGAATATGGAAGGTCTGAAGCTTGCTTATATTGGTGATGGAAATAATGTAGCTCATTCTTTAGTAATTGCAGCAGCTTATATGGGAATGCACATTGCTATAGCAACTCCAGTTGGCTATGAAGCAAATTCTGACATTATTAATAAAGCAACAGCAATTGCACTTGAAAATGGTGGTTCACTATTTGTCTCACATGATCCGCTAGAGGCAGTAGTAAATGCAGATGTTGTATATACAGACGTTTGGACGTCTATGGGTCAGGAAGAGGAAGCAGCAAAAAGACTTGCAGATTTTAAAGGTTTTCAAATTAATGATGAATTAGTAGCAAACGCTAAATCGGATTATATGTTTTTGCATTGCCTACCTGCTCATCGTGAAGAAGAAGTTGCAACATCTGTTATAGATGGTCCAAACTCATATATTTTTCAACAAGCCGAAAACCGTTTACATGCCCAAAAAGCAGTACTTGCTTCAGTAATGGCATAG